A stretch of the Synechocystis sp. PCC 7338 genome encodes the following:
- a CDS encoding NYN domain-containing protein, which translates to MFEDFEQDALFTPDQLLENRGRVAIFIDGSNLFYAALQLGIEIDYTKLLHCLTGGSRLLRAFFYTGVDRSNEKQQGFLLWMRRNGYRVIAKDLVQLPDGSKKANLDVEIAVDLMSLVGSYDTAVVVSGDGDLAYAADAVSYRGARIEVVSLRSMTSDSLINVSDRYVDLDSIKEEIQKQPRPNSGYRNVNPMPVFSQEKST; encoded by the coding sequence ATGTTTGAGGATTTTGAACAGGATGCACTGTTTACACCGGATCAGTTATTAGAAAACCGGGGCAGGGTGGCCATTTTCATCGATGGTTCCAATCTTTTTTACGCGGCCTTACAACTAGGCATTGAAATTGATTACACCAAATTACTGCACTGTTTAACGGGCGGCTCCCGACTGTTGCGAGCTTTTTTCTACACCGGGGTAGACCGCAGTAACGAAAAACAACAGGGATTTTTACTTTGGATGCGCCGCAATGGTTACCGAGTGATTGCCAAAGACTTGGTGCAATTGCCGGACGGCTCTAAAAAGGCTAACCTAGACGTGGAAATTGCCGTGGATTTGATGTCCTTGGTGGGTTCCTATGACACCGCTGTAGTGGTTAGTGGAGATGGAGATTTGGCCTATGCGGCCGATGCGGTCAGTTATCGGGGGGCGCGCATTGAGGTGGTGAGCCTCCGTTCCATGACCAGTGATAGTTTAATCAATGTTTCCGACCGTTATGTAGACCTGGACAGCATTAAGGAGGAAATTCAAAAACAACCCCGCCCCAACAGTGGCTATCGCAACGTC
- the metG gene encoding methionine--tRNA ligase — MLDSSVPTFSVTTPLYYVNDVPHLGSAYTTVVADTLARFKRLQGYEVLMITGTDEHGQKIQRTAEAQGLDPQTHCDHIVVKFKELWRSLNIRYDRFSRTTDPHHLAIVKDFFQRVWDKGDIYLAQQQGWYCVACEEFKEKRDLLEDNHCPLHPNRKAEWRDEENYFFRLSRYQKPLEELYAQRPEFIQPSSRRNEVLNFVAQGLQDFSISRVNLDWGFPLPNDPNHTIYVWFDALLGYVTALLGEEEEPSLANALAQWWPINLHLIGKDILRFHAVYWPAMLMSAELPIPAQVFGHGFLTKDGQKMGKSLGNTVDPLDLINRYGEDAFRYYFLKEIEFGKDGDFNEQRFVNVLNADLANDLGNLLNRTLGMVKKYCQGQGPQVMATDLAPDNPLKALGSHLGEQVSSAYERLSFTDACEAIFTLVRAGNKYIDDMAPWKLFKQGSQKEVEDVLYSVLESIRLSAYLLSPIVPRLSTKIYQQLGFTWDFDQWRSPLEQAEEFNRHQSWGQLCANQNLPPAQPIFTKLELSAEE, encoded by the coding sequence ATGCTTGATTCTTCCGTACCCACTTTTTCCGTCACCACTCCACTGTACTACGTTAACGACGTGCCCCATTTGGGCAGTGCCTATACTACGGTGGTAGCGGATACCCTGGCCCGCTTCAAAAGATTGCAGGGCTATGAGGTGTTGATGATCACTGGCACCGACGAACACGGGCAAAAAATTCAACGTACCGCCGAAGCCCAAGGCCTTGATCCCCAAACCCATTGTGACCATATTGTGGTCAAGTTTAAGGAACTATGGCGATCGCTCAATATCCGTTACGATCGTTTTAGTCGTACTACCGATCCCCACCATTTAGCCATTGTCAAAGACTTTTTTCAACGGGTCTGGGACAAAGGGGATATTTACCTGGCCCAACAACAGGGATGGTACTGTGTTGCCTGCGAAGAATTTAAAGAAAAAAGAGATTTATTGGAGGATAACCATTGTCCTCTACACCCTAACCGCAAGGCAGAATGGCGGGATGAGGAAAACTATTTTTTTCGCCTTTCCCGCTATCAGAAACCATTGGAAGAACTGTACGCCCAACGACCGGAATTTATCCAACCCAGTAGTCGTCGCAATGAAGTGTTAAATTTTGTCGCCCAGGGATTGCAAGACTTTTCTATTTCCCGGGTCAATTTGGACTGGGGTTTCCCCCTCCCCAATGATCCCAACCATACTATTTACGTTTGGTTTGATGCCCTACTGGGCTATGTCACCGCTCTCTTGGGGGAGGAGGAAGAACCTAGTTTAGCTAATGCTTTGGCCCAATGGTGGCCCATCAATTTACACTTGATTGGCAAAGATATTTTACGGTTCCATGCGGTCTATTGGCCGGCCATGTTGATGTCGGCGGAATTACCGATCCCTGCCCAGGTTTTCGGCCATGGCTTTCTCACCAAAGATGGGCAGAAGATGGGGAAGAGTTTGGGCAACACCGTTGATCCCCTGGACTTAATTAACCGTTATGGGGAGGATGCTTTCCGTTACTATTTCCTCAAGGAAATTGAGTTTGGCAAAGATGGGGATTTCAACGAACAACGGTTTGTCAATGTGCTCAATGCCGATTTGGCCAACGACTTAGGAAATTTGCTCAATCGCACCCTGGGCATGGTGAAAAAATACTGTCAGGGGCAAGGTCCCCAGGTAATGGCCACGGATTTAGCCCCCGATAATCCCCTCAAAGCCCTGGGCAGTCATTTGGGGGAACAGGTGAGCAGTGCCTATGAAAGACTGTCCTTCACCGATGCCTGTGAAGCAATTTTTACCCTGGTGAGAGCTGGGAATAAATACATCGATGACATGGCTCCCTGGAAGTTATTTAAACAGGGCAGTCAGAAGGAAGTAGAAGATGTGCTGTACAGCGTATTGGAATCGATCCGGCTCTCGGCCTATCTCCTCTCCCCCATCGTTCCCCGCCTGAGTACCAAAATTTATCAGCAACTGGGTTTCACTTGGGATTTTGACCAGTGGCGATCGCCGTTGGAGCAAGCGGAAGAATTCAACCGTCACCAATCCTGGGGGCAACTATGTGCGAATCAAAATCTGCCCCCGGCCCAGCCTATTTTTACCAAACTGGAGTTATCGGCAGAGGAGTAG
- a CDS encoding carbon-nitrogen hydrolase family protein, whose translation MKPYLAAALQMTSRPNLAENLQEAEELIDLAVRQGAELVGLPENFAFLGNETDKLEQASAIATATEKFLQTMAQRFQVTILAGGFPFPVAGEAGKAYNTATLIAPNGQELARYHKVHLFDVNVPDGNTYWESATVMAGQKYPPVYHSDSFGNLGLSICYDVRFPELYRYLSRQGADVLFVPAAFTAYTGKDHWQVLLQARAIENTCYVIAPAQTGCHYERRHTHGHAMIIDPWGVILADAGEKPGLAIAEINPDRLKQVRQQMPSLQHRVFV comes from the coding sequence ATGAAACCGTATTTAGCCGCTGCCCTGCAAATGACCAGCCGCCCCAACCTAGCCGAGAATTTACAAGAAGCAGAGGAGTTAATCGATTTGGCAGTGCGCCAGGGGGCAGAGTTGGTGGGTTTGCCGGAGAACTTTGCTTTTTTGGGTAATGAAACAGACAAACTGGAACAGGCTTCGGCGATCGCCACCGCGACGGAAAAATTTTTGCAGACCATGGCCCAACGGTTCCAGGTGACTATTCTGGCGGGGGGCTTTCCCTTTCCGGTGGCAGGGGAGGCAGGTAAAGCCTATAACACAGCCACTTTGATTGCTCCCAACGGGCAAGAATTGGCCCGCTACCATAAGGTGCATTTATTTGATGTTAATGTGCCCGACGGCAACACCTATTGGGAATCGGCCACGGTGATGGCCGGGCAAAAATATCCCCCGGTGTACCATTCCGATAGCTTTGGTAATTTGGGGCTCTCCATTTGCTACGACGTTCGTTTTCCAGAACTGTACCGTTACCTTTCCCGCCAAGGGGCAGATGTTCTCTTTGTGCCCGCCGCTTTCACTGCCTACACTGGCAAAGACCATTGGCAAGTGTTGCTCCAGGCCCGGGCCATTGAAAATACCTGCTACGTCATTGCCCCGGCCCAAACCGGTTGTCATTACGAAAGACGCCACACTCACGGCCACGCCATGATCATTGATCCCTGGGGAGTGATTCTGGCCGATGCGGGAGAAAAACCCGGTCTGGCGATCGCCGAAATTAACCCCGACCGCCTCAAACAAGTACGCCAGCAAATGCCTTCGTTGCAACACCGGGTATTCGTTTGA